In a genomic window of Variovorax paradoxus:
- a CDS encoding hybrid sensor histidine kinase/response regulator yields the protein MLNDPAADVVLGQRVLREHVASVYDTYSASTLTHLCFVAVFGAILYAQLHDPRLLFWMAGMVLADVYVFFTPRWYPARPALESPYWARKISRLVTLVSMVTAVVPWLVVPAGNLPMTSLLMAVIVGSCARASQSLWPLKPALFGYTLPMSLGMITALAWQGDGLHLFLAAAGAAYLMLTLHAGIRQHRLLTDSLMLRFENEALAARLGEQIAATERASQEKTRFLGTASHDLRQPLHAIALFGAALENELRNRPEGRNAERLMRAVNALGASLDTMLDVSRLDAGVVVPEVQAVQLDALFLPLNHTFSARAEQKSLQLRVRASGLWVRSDPQLLHRMLSNLMDNALKYTRSGGVTVIARDRGDTVWIEVRDTGVGIAPEQSGRIFEEFYQVDNPGRDRSRGLGIGLSIVQRLSRLLGHPVQMHSRLGRGTHFRLVVQAANAQASALAGPFPPQAAAADAEERRRRSAARLPARVLLLDDEQEIREAMTGLLRSHAVEALAVDDEAAAARALARARGEGRPFELLLCDYRLADGVDGLDVGLRLSRLGERATPLLLITGETSPDRLLRVRESRVPVLFKPVVADRLLEAMSEAVRAR from the coding sequence GTGCTGAACGACCCGGCCGCCGATGTCGTTCTCGGCCAGCGCGTGCTGCGCGAACACGTCGCCTCGGTCTACGACACCTACAGCGCCTCGACGCTGACCCACCTGTGCTTCGTGGCGGTGTTCGGCGCCATCCTCTACGCGCAGCTGCACGACCCGCGGCTGCTGTTCTGGATGGCCGGCATGGTGCTGGCCGACGTCTACGTCTTCTTCACGCCGCGCTGGTATCCGGCGCGGCCGGCGCTCGAGAGCCCGTACTGGGCGCGCAAGATCTCGCGCCTGGTCACGCTGGTCAGCATGGTCACGGCCGTCGTGCCCTGGCTGGTCGTGCCGGCCGGCAACCTGCCGATGACCTCGCTGCTGATGGCGGTCATCGTCGGCAGCTGCGCGCGCGCCTCGCAGTCGCTGTGGCCGCTGAAGCCCGCGCTGTTCGGCTACACGCTGCCGATGTCGCTGGGCATGATCACCGCGCTGGCCTGGCAGGGCGACGGGCTGCACCTGTTCCTGGCCGCGGCCGGCGCCGCCTACCTGATGCTGACCCTGCACGCGGGCATCCGCCAGCACCGGCTGCTCACCGATTCGCTGATGCTGCGCTTCGAGAACGAGGCGCTGGCCGCGCGCCTGGGCGAGCAGATCGCGGCCACCGAGCGTGCCAGCCAGGAGAAGACCCGCTTCCTCGGCACCGCCAGCCACGACCTGCGCCAGCCGCTGCATGCCATCGCGCTGTTCGGCGCGGCGCTCGAGAACGAACTGCGCAACCGCCCCGAGGGCCGCAATGCCGAGCGGCTGATGCGCGCGGTGAATGCGCTCGGCGCCTCGCTCGACACCATGCTCGACGTCTCGCGGCTCGATGCCGGCGTGGTCGTGCCCGAGGTGCAGGCGGTGCAGCTCGATGCGCTGTTCCTGCCGCTCAACCACACCTTCTCGGCGCGCGCCGAGCAGAAGTCGCTGCAGCTGCGCGTGCGCGCCAGCGGCCTGTGGGTGCGCAGCGATCCGCAATTGCTGCACCGCATGCTGTCGAACCTGATGGACAACGCGCTCAAGTACACCCGCAGCGGCGGGGTGACGGTGATCGCGCGCGACCGCGGCGACACGGTCTGGATCGAGGTGCGCGACACCGGCGTGGGCATAGCGCCCGAGCAGTCGGGCCGGATCTTCGAGGAGTTCTACCAGGTGGACAACCCGGGCCGCGACCGCTCGCGCGGGCTGGGCATCGGGCTGTCGATCGTGCAGCGGCTCTCGCGCCTGCTCGGCCATCCGGTGCAGATGCATTCGCGCCTGGGCCGCGGCACGCACTTCCGGCTGGTGGTGCAGGCCGCGAACGCGCAGGCGAGCGCACTGGCCGGGCCGTTTCCGCCGCAGGCCGCGGCGGCCGATGCCGAGGAACGGCGCCGCCGCAGCGCGGCGCGGCTGCCCGCGCGCGTGCTGCTGCTCGACGACGAGCAGGAGATCCGCGAAGCCATGACCGGCCTGCTTCGCTCGCACGCGGTCGAGGCCCTGGCCGTGGACGACGAGGCCGCCGCCGCGCGGGCGCTGGCGCGGGCGCGCGGCGAGGGCCGTCCCTTCGAGCTGCTGCTGTGCGATTACCGGCTGGCCGACGGCGTCGACGGCCTCGACGTGGGCCTGCGCCTGAGCCGCTTGGGCGAGCGTGCCACGCCGCTGCTCCTGATCACCGGCGAGACCTCGCCCGACCGGCTGCTGCGCGTGCGCGAGTCGCGCGTGCCGGTGCTGTTCAAGCCGGTGGTGGCCGACCGGCTGCTCGAGGCGATGAGCGAGGCGGTGCGCGCCCGCTGA
- a CDS encoding response regulator transcription factor: MRRVAPLDPSSSSTPPSSAAQAGIAPRGRTAILVVDDHDLLRLGVCALVQAQATSSGAAIEVYEAGNVADALKLYEAHQDAIGLVLLDLALPDTHGLSGLAEFRLRYPEARIVVLSGTGNSTLAQGVLALGASAFLPKSADLKEVVSFIRACGLLDADAAQSPPPAVPKALTGYAEFAHASAWQELTPRQMQVLQWVLEGKANKEIAQLANLSEGTVKNHVSTILLLFGMRSRAQLISTLH; this comes from the coding sequence ATGCGGCGCGTGGCTCCGCTCGATCCCTCTTCCTCTTCCACTCCCCCGTCCTCGGCGGCCCAGGCCGGCATCGCGCCGCGCGGCCGCACCGCGATCCTGGTGGTCGACGACCACGACCTGCTGCGGCTCGGCGTCTGCGCGCTGGTCCAGGCGCAGGCGACTTCCTCGGGCGCCGCGATCGAGGTCTACGAGGCCGGCAATGTCGCCGACGCGCTCAAGCTCTACGAGGCGCACCAGGACGCCATCGGCCTGGTGCTGCTCGACCTCGCGCTGCCCGACACCCATGGCCTGAGCGGCCTGGCCGAGTTCCGCCTGCGCTATCCCGAGGCCCGCATCGTGGTGCTCTCGGGCACCGGCAACAGCACCCTGGCGCAGGGCGTGCTGGCGCTGGGCGCGAGTGCCTTCCTGCCGAAGTCGGCAGATCTCAAGGAAGTGGTGAGCTTCATCCGCGCCTGCGGCCTGCTCGACGCCGATGCCGCCCAGTCGCCGCCGCCGGCCGTGCCGAAGGCGCTCACGGGCTATGCCGAGTTCGCCCATGCCAGCGCCTGGCAGGAGCTCACGCCGCGCCAGATGCAGGTGCTGCAGTGGGTGCTCGAGGGCAAGGCGAACAAGGAGATCGCCCAGCTCGCCAACCTGAGCGAAGGCACGGTGAAGAACCACGTGTCGACCATCCTGCTGCTGTTCGGCATGCGCTCGCGGGCCCAGTTGATCAGCACCCTGCATTGA
- a CDS encoding DUF962 domain-containing protein has protein sequence MPHTATAHAPGAASDRKVDRLLAHYEQSHRHPTNELIHFVAIPAIMVSLVGLIFAIHPWAAYAFLLASLVYYLTLRSPVFLLAMGIQTAILLALVHAMGSLVLPISAAIFVVAWIFQFVGHRIEGRKPSFFEDIQYLWVGPLFVVSKLLLKLGIRW, from the coding sequence ATGCCGCACACCGCCACCGCCCACGCGCCCGGGGCCGCCAGCGACCGCAAGGTCGACCGCCTGCTGGCCCACTACGAGCAGAGCCACCGGCACCCGACCAACGAGCTGATCCACTTCGTGGCGATCCCCGCGATCATGGTCAGCCTGGTCGGGCTGATCTTCGCGATCCACCCCTGGGCCGCCTACGCCTTCCTGCTGGCCAGCCTCGTCTATTACCTGACGCTGCGCTCGCCGGTCTTTCTGCTCGCGATGGGCATCCAGACCGCCATCCTGCTGGCGCTGGTCCACGCCATGGGCAGCCTTGTGCTGCCGATTTCCGCCGCCATCTTCGTGGTGGCGTGGATCTTCCAGTTCGTCGGCCACAGGATCGAGGGGCGGAAACCTTCGTTCTTCGAAGACATCCAATACCTCTGGGTCGGGCCGCTGTTCGTGGTGTCCAAGCTGCTGCTGAAGCTCGGCATTCGTTGGTAA
- the rpoH gene encoding RNA polymerase sigma factor RpoH, with translation MTTLSGASANQLAVANPWSMVPPLGNLDAYISAANRLPLLTLEEEQGFARRLRDHNDLEAAGALILSHLRLVVSISRQYLGYGLPHGDLIQEGNVGLMKAVKRFDPDQGVRLVSYAMHWIKAEIHEYILKNWRMVKVATTKAQRKLFFNLRSMKQGFKADSAAADTGTHRETLSADEVTQMAARLNVKPEEVLEMETRLSGGDVLLDPSPNDDGEEAFGPIAYLADATQEPTALLESQQRDRLSSDGIATALEALDARSRRIVEERWLKVNDDGSGGMTLHDLAAVYGVSAERIRQIEVAAMKKMKKALADYA, from the coding sequence ATGACAACCCTGTCTGGAGCCTCTGCCAACCAGCTCGCCGTCGCCAATCCGTGGTCGATGGTGCCCCCGCTGGGTAACCTGGATGCTTACATTTCGGCCGCCAACCGACTGCCGCTGCTCACCCTCGAGGAAGAGCAGGGCTTCGCCCGCCGTTTGCGCGACCACAACGACCTCGAAGCCGCCGGTGCGCTGATCCTTTCGCACCTGCGCCTCGTGGTGTCCATCTCGCGCCAGTACCTGGGCTACGGGCTGCCGCACGGCGACCTGATCCAGGAAGGCAACGTCGGCCTGATGAAGGCCGTGAAGCGTTTCGACCCCGACCAGGGCGTGCGGCTGGTGAGCTACGCCATGCACTGGATCAAGGCCGAGATCCACGAGTACATCCTGAAGAACTGGCGCATGGTCAAGGTCGCGACGACCAAGGCGCAGCGCAAGCTGTTCTTCAACCTGCGCTCGATGAAGCAGGGCTTCAAGGCCGACTCGGCCGCGGCCGACACCGGCACGCACCGCGAAACGCTGAGCGCCGACGAGGTGACGCAGATGGCCGCGCGCCTGAACGTGAAGCCCGAGGAAGTGCTCGAGATGGAAACCCGGCTGTCGGGCGGCGACGTGCTGCTCGACCCGAGTCCGAACGACGACGGCGAGGAAGCCTTCGGCCCGATCGCCTACCTGGCCGACGCGACGCAGGAACCGACCGCGCTGCTCGAATCGCAGCAGCGCGACCGCCTGTCGAGCGACGGCATCGCGACCGCGCTCGAGGCCCTCGACGCGCGCAGCCGCCGCATCGTGGAAGAGCGCTGGCTCAAGGTCAACGACGACGGCTCGGGCGGCATGACCTTGCACGACCTGGCCGCGGTCTACGGCGTGAGCGCCGAGCGCATTCGCCAGATCGAAGTGGCCGCGATGAAGAAGATGAAGAAGGCACTGGCCGATTACGCCTGA
- a CDS encoding DNA alkylation repair protein, giving the protein MAPGTEVASLAAAIEAVEHLKARKGAFRIALIPPEVLRALNDGLIETVNLNEFLALELPQLARSVAGHIGLDAASERLVDTLAMLSAFKPMQRHGHIARALYDLAALHDERDAVAHRLATHASDVASCWAAQWVTLSQLPLAGQLEAVRRFAADPHFGVREIAWMAVRDAVVGSLDEALALLQPWVRDGDPNIRRFASELTRPRGVWCAQIEALKAEPWRALPLLEPLRADGSRYVQNSVANWLNDASKTQAEWVDGVCARWVKESNTPETRYIARRALRTLVKTPG; this is encoded by the coding sequence ATGGCGCCCGGCACGGAGGTCGCGAGCCTCGCCGCAGCGATCGAAGCGGTCGAGCACCTGAAGGCGCGCAAGGGCGCGTTCCGCATCGCGCTGATCCCGCCCGAGGTGCTGCGTGCGCTCAACGACGGGCTGATCGAGACCGTCAACCTCAACGAATTCCTCGCGCTCGAACTGCCGCAGCTGGCGCGCAGCGTGGCGGGCCACATCGGCCTCGACGCGGCGAGCGAGCGGCTGGTCGACACGCTGGCGATGCTGAGTGCCTTCAAGCCGATGCAGCGGCACGGCCACATCGCACGCGCGCTGTACGACCTCGCCGCGCTGCACGACGAACGCGACGCCGTTGCGCACCGGCTCGCCACGCATGCCAGCGACGTCGCGAGCTGCTGGGCGGCGCAGTGGGTCACGCTGTCGCAATTGCCGCTGGCCGGGCAGCTCGAGGCGGTGCGGCGCTTCGCGGCCGATCCGCATTTCGGCGTGCGAGAGATCGCCTGGATGGCGGTGCGCGACGCGGTCGTCGGCTCGCTCGACGAGGCGCTCGCGCTGCTGCAGCCGTGGGTGCGCGATGGCGATCCCAACATCCGCCGCTTCGCGAGCGAACTCACGCGCCCGCGCGGCGTGTGGTGCGCGCAGATCGAGGCGCTGAAGGCCGAACCCTGGCGCGCGCTGCCGCTCCTCGAGCCGCTGCGCGCCGACGGCAGCCGCTACGTGCAGAACTCGGTCGCCAACTGGCTCAACGACGCGAGCAAGACGCAGGCGGAGTGGGTCGATGGCGTGTGCGCGCGCTGGGTGAAGGAATCGAACACGCCCGAGACGCGCTACATCGCCAGGCGCGCGCTGCGCACGCTCGTCAAGACCCCGGGCTGA
- a CDS encoding SCO family protein — translation MNKRNALKLIAAGAGWTAVMATVGLGLAGCNETKQSFNAVDITGADYARDFSLKDADGKQRTMADFKGKVVVLFFGYAQCPDVCPTTMTEMAQVKQQLGADGDKLQVVFVTVDPARDTPEVMKAYMGAFDPSFVALIPTADELAATTKDFKVYYKKVDGKTPTSYSMDHSAASFVYDPQGRLRLYARYGAGVPPMVADIKTLLAA, via the coding sequence ATGAACAAGCGCAATGCCCTGAAATTGATCGCCGCCGGCGCAGGCTGGACCGCCGTGATGGCCACCGTGGGGCTGGGCCTCGCGGGCTGCAACGAGACCAAGCAGAGCTTCAATGCGGTCGACATCACGGGCGCCGACTACGCGCGCGACTTCTCGCTGAAGGACGCCGACGGCAAGCAGCGCACCATGGCCGACTTCAAGGGCAAGGTGGTCGTGCTGTTCTTCGGCTACGCGCAGTGCCCCGACGTCTGCCCGACCACCATGACCGAGATGGCGCAGGTCAAGCAGCAGCTCGGCGCCGACGGCGACAAGCTGCAGGTGGTGTTCGTCACGGTCGACCCGGCGCGCGACACGCCCGAGGTGATGAAGGCCTACATGGGCGCCTTCGACCCCAGCTTCGTCGCGCTGATCCCGACGGCCGACGAGCTGGCCGCCACGACCAAGGACTTCAAGGTCTACTACAAGAAGGTCGACGGCAAGACGCCCACCAGCTACTCGATGGACCACTCGGCAGCGAGCTTCGTCTACGACCCGCAGGGCCGGCTGCGGCTGTATGCGCGCTACGGCGCCGGCGTGCCGCCGATGGTGGCCGACATCAAGACCCTGCTGGCGGCCTGA
- a CDS encoding protoheme IX farnesyltransferase — MSTPIPLQQAHGASVLRQFYALTKPRVVQLIVFCALIGMVLAVPGAPSWLDVQRAVLACIGIWLVAGAAAAFNCLVEKGIDAKMKRTAWRPTARGELSDRQALLFSAALCIAGSVLLWFTVNPLTMWLTFATFVGYAVIYTVILKPLTPQNIVIGGASGAMPPVLGWAAMTGEVGPEALILFLIIFLWTPPHFWALALYRVEDYRKAGLPMLPVTHGNEFTRLQVLLYTFILFAGCLMPFIYGMSGWLYLAVAVVVSVGFTGYAFALWRNYSDALARKTFRFSLIHLSVLFAALLVDHYLR, encoded by the coding sequence ATGAGCACCCCGATTCCCCTGCAGCAGGCGCATGGCGCGAGCGTGCTGCGCCAGTTCTACGCGCTCACCAAGCCGCGCGTGGTGCAGCTGATCGTCTTCTGCGCGCTGATCGGCATGGTGCTGGCCGTGCCCGGCGCGCCCTCGTGGCTCGACGTGCAGCGCGCCGTCCTGGCCTGCATCGGCATCTGGCTGGTGGCGGGCGCGGCGGCGGCCTTCAACTGCCTGGTCGAGAAGGGCATCGACGCCAAGATGAAGCGCACCGCCTGGCGCCCGACCGCGCGCGGCGAGCTCAGCGACCGCCAGGCGCTGCTGTTCTCGGCGGCGCTGTGCATCGCCGGCTCGGTGCTGCTGTGGTTCACCGTCAATCCGCTGACCATGTGGCTGACCTTCGCCACCTTCGTCGGCTACGCGGTGATCTACACCGTGATCCTCAAGCCGCTGACGCCGCAGAACATCGTGATCGGCGGCGCTTCGGGCGCGATGCCGCCGGTGCTGGGTTGGGCCGCGATGACGGGCGAGGTGGGACCCGAGGCGCTGATCCTGTTCCTCATCATCTTCCTGTGGACCCCGCCGCACTTCTGGGCGCTCGCGCTCTACCGCGTCGAGGACTACCGCAAGGCCGGCCTGCCGATGCTGCCGGTCACGCACGGCAACGAGTTCACGCGGCTGCAGGTGCTGCTCTACACCTTCATCCTGTTCGCGGGCTGCCTGATGCCGTTCATCTACGGCATGAGCGGCTGGCTCTACCTCGCGGTGGCGGTGGTCGTGAGCGTGGGCTTCACCGGCTACGCCTTCGCGCTGTGGCGCAACTACTCCGACGCCCTGGCGCGCAAGACCTTCCGGTTCTCGCTGATCCACCTGAGCGTGCTGTTCGCGGCCTTGCTCGTCGACCATTACCTCCGCTGA
- a CDS encoding SURF1 family protein: MTIAALVTVSSTISLGRWQLSRAAQKEALQAEIEAQKLKPPLEQADFLGLERPAEMLHRPVHLRGLWLAAQSVYLDNRQMHGVPGFYVLTPLALEGSNQTVMVQRGWIQRNFNDRTQLGAVQTPAGLVDVTGLIEPPPGHLLELGKPAAPASAPAGEGSSPIRQNLDLEGFRAETQLPLRTDVSLQQTGPASEGLQRDWPAPALGLEKHYGYAFQWFGLSALVVILYVWFQFIAPLRRSRRARRDAVR; encoded by the coding sequence ATGACCATCGCCGCGCTGGTCACCGTCTCGTCGACCATCTCGCTGGGCCGCTGGCAGCTCTCGCGCGCGGCGCAGAAGGAGGCGCTGCAGGCCGAGATCGAGGCCCAGAAGCTCAAGCCGCCGCTGGAGCAGGCCGATTTCCTCGGGCTCGAGCGGCCGGCCGAGATGCTGCACCGCCCCGTGCACCTGCGCGGGCTGTGGCTCGCGGCGCAGTCGGTGTACCTCGACAACCGCCAGATGCACGGCGTGCCCGGCTTCTACGTGCTGACGCCGCTCGCGCTCGAGGGCAGCAACCAGACGGTGATGGTGCAGCGCGGCTGGATCCAGCGCAATTTCAACGATCGCACGCAGCTGGGCGCGGTCCAGACGCCGGCCGGCCTCGTCGACGTCACCGGCCTGATCGAGCCGCCGCCGGGCCACCTGCTCGAGCTCGGCAAGCCCGCCGCGCCGGCCTCGGCACCGGCTGGCGAGGGGTCTTCGCCCATCCGGCAGAATCTCGACCTCGAAGGCTTCCGTGCCGAAACGCAACTGCCGCTGCGCACCGACGTGTCGCTGCAGCAGACCGGGCCTGCTTCCGAGGGCCTGCAGCGCGATTGGCCGGCGCCCGCGCTGGGCCTGGAGAAACACTATGGCTATGCATTCCAGTGGTTCGGCCTGTCGGCCCTCGTGGTGATCCTCTATGTCTGGTTCCAATTCATTGCCCCCCTCCGGCGCTCGCGCCGCGCACGCCGCGATGCAGTCCGCTGA
- a CDS encoding twin transmembrane helix small protein: MRVMKYFVALLFVGIFASLAFALFYMLKDGRNGRAKSGGMARALTFRIGLSVLLFLCMLLAWKLGYIQPTGLPLGK; encoded by the coding sequence ATGCGGGTCATGAAATACTTCGTTGCCCTGTTGTTCGTGGGCATCTTCGCGAGCCTGGCTTTCGCGCTCTTCTACATGTTGAAGGACGGTCGCAACGGGCGCGCCAAGAGCGGCGGCATGGCGCGCGCGCTCACCTTTCGGATCGGCCTCTCGGTCCTTTTGTTCCTCTGCATGCTGCTGGCCTGGAAACTGGGCTACATCCAGCCCACCGGGCTCCCTCTCGGCAAGTAG
- a CDS encoding cytochrome c oxidase subunit 3 gives MSSTTHGTTPYYFVPGPSAYPVVSAIGLFFVILGAGQWINGHQWGAWSLLLGMLIWLGTLFVWFRAAIGESESGQYGHKIDLSYRWSMSWFIFSEVMFFGAFFTALWWARTHALPNLGSLDNALLWPDFKAVWPSVAAGVTGSPAGIVEPFQTVGPFWLPTINTALLLSSGVTLTIAHHALRAGHRAQTIRFMWLTVLLGVVFLGVQGYEYYHLYTELNLKLSSGTYGSTFFMLTGFHGLHVFIGMLMLLFITLRLQKGHFTPERHFGFEGAAWYWHFVDVVWLGLYMLVYWL, from the coding sequence ATGAGTTCAACCACCCACGGCACCACGCCTTACTACTTCGTGCCAGGACCCTCGGCCTACCCGGTCGTGTCCGCCATCGGCCTGTTCTTCGTGATCCTCGGCGCGGGGCAGTGGATCAACGGCCACCAGTGGGGTGCGTGGTCGCTGCTGCTGGGCATGCTGATCTGGCTCGGCACGCTGTTCGTGTGGTTCCGCGCCGCCATCGGCGAGAGCGAGAGCGGCCAGTACGGCCACAAGATCGACCTCTCGTACCGCTGGAGCATGAGCTGGTTCATCTTCTCCGAGGTGATGTTCTTCGGCGCCTTCTTCACCGCGCTGTGGTGGGCCCGCACCCATGCGCTGCCGAACCTCGGCAGCCTGGACAACGCCCTGCTGTGGCCCGATTTCAAGGCCGTGTGGCCCAGCGTCGCGGCCGGCGTGACCGGTTCGCCGGCCGGCATCGTCGAGCCGTTCCAGACCGTCGGCCCGTTCTGGCTGCCCACGATCAACACCGCGCTGCTGCTGAGCTCGGGCGTGACCCTGACCATCGCCCACCACGCGCTGCGTGCCGGCCATCGTGCGCAGACCATCCGCTTCATGTGGCTCACCGTGCTGCTCGGCGTGGTCTTCCTGGGCGTGCAGGGCTACGAGTACTACCACCTGTACACCGAACTGAACCTCAAGCTCAGCTCGGGCACCTACGGCTCGACCTTCTTCATGCTGACCGGTTTCCACGGCCTGCACGTGTTCATCGGCATGCTGATGCTGCTGTTCATCACGCTGCGCCTGCAGAAGGGCCACTTCACGCCCGAGCGCCACTTCGGTTTCGAGGGCGCCGCCTGGTACTGGCACTTCGTCGACGTGGTGTGGCTGGGCCTCTACATGCTGGTCTATTGGCTTTGA
- a CDS encoding DUF2970 domain-containing protein, producing MVDSPPTPTPATQRKGSLLATLKAVAWSFFGIRKKSAYQDDLAKLNPLHIIAVAFVMVIAFIVGLVLVVRFVVAP from the coding sequence ATGGTCGATTCGCCGCCCACCCCCACACCTGCCACGCAACGCAAGGGCTCGCTGCTCGCGACCCTCAAGGCCGTGGCCTGGTCGTTCTTCGGCATCCGCAAGAAGAGCGCCTACCAGGACGACCTGGCCAAGCTGAACCCGCTGCACATCATCGCGGTCGCCTTCGTCATGGTGATCGCGTTCATCGTCGGCCTCGTGCTGGTGGTGCGCTTCGTGGTCGCGCCCTGA
- a CDS encoding cytochrome c oxidase assembly protein produces the protein MSLGQRIRRANVQMVGKLAVVACGMFAFGYALVPLYRAICEMTGINILALSELEVPGGASGGKNVRVPDNTQVDMTRTIKVEFDSNVRGGLWDFKPAERTMEVHPGELNTVMYEFQNVQNRRMAAQAIPSYAPQQAAPYFNKLECFCFNQYTLDAGEKKQWPVAFVIDPKISKDVKTITLSYTFFEVGGKTPAAPVAVAPTTAAEPRS, from the coding sequence ATGAGCCTCGGTCAACGCATCCGGCGCGCCAATGTCCAGATGGTCGGCAAGCTGGCCGTGGTCGCCTGCGGCATGTTCGCTTTCGGCTATGCGCTGGTGCCGCTGTACCGCGCCATCTGCGAGATGACCGGCATCAACATCCTCGCGCTCTCCGAGCTCGAGGTGCCCGGCGGCGCGAGCGGCGGCAAGAACGTGCGCGTGCCCGACAACACGCAGGTCGACATGACCCGCACCATCAAGGTCGAGTTCGACTCCAACGTGCGCGGCGGCCTCTGGGACTTCAAGCCCGCCGAGCGCACGATGGAAGTGCACCCGGGCGAGCTCAACACGGTGATGTACGAGTTCCAGAACGTGCAGAACCGTCGCATGGCCGCGCAGGCCATCCCGAGCTACGCGCCGCAGCAGGCCGCGCCCTATTTCAACAAGCTCGAGTGCTTCTGCTTCAACCAGTACACGCTCGACGCGGGCGAGAAGAAGCAGTGGCCGGTCGCCTTCGTGATCGATCCCAAGATCTCGAAGGACGTGAAGACGATCACCTTGTCGTACACCTTCTTCGAGGTCGGCGGCAAGACGCCCGCGGCGCCGGTCGCCGTCGCGCCCACCACCGCCGCCGAGCCGCGTTCGTGA